In Pedobacter sp. W3I1, one DNA window encodes the following:
- a CDS encoding discoidin domain-containing protein yields MKKNSLLLTGLVSACLFTLSCKKAETLKTEEKTPTLNHRLATTNIITQSRNVNIVYFVPNDLDTLAGYRKRLSDLLLWTQDWYKQEMNRNGYGNKTFGLADDGAGNVKILTIRGTLPKASYPYSGGNGAVASEVNAYFAAHPADKTSDHTLIIIPRYSIGSNGTPSGGPFYGTGRWCYALDYEEMDIANLGLSTTVGNRFSVWFGGMVHELGHGLNLPHNRQKVSENSTLGMALMWAGNGTLGKSPTFLTAADAAILNANQVFNNNSASYYGSVTSSINKIYASYSSTLAAIVVSGKFTSTGNVTSILYYNDPNVNNEGTGVNHDYNAITWESKKIGTDSFRVVMPIADLQEKADGILYELKVKLVHDNGTVTEQIYSYTFSGGLPVLTFSTKNELSKTGWSVASFSSEETSGEGATNGRAARLIDGNASTYWHSRWSSSAASYPHNIVINLGASKTATGLSLTQRSGLSRAVKNFELLTSTDGVNFTSVNNYVAQNINGAQYFDFGSAKTFQYFKVILNSAQDGLQFASLAELGLY; encoded by the coding sequence ATGAAAAAAAACAGTCTACTTTTAACAGGCCTTGTCTCCGCCTGTCTGTTTACATTATCCTGTAAAAAGGCCGAAACCTTAAAAACAGAGGAAAAAACGCCAACTCTTAACCACAGACTGGCCACCACCAACATTATTACTCAAAGTCGCAATGTAAATATTGTGTATTTTGTACCTAACGACCTCGATACCCTTGCAGGTTACAGAAAAAGATTGAGCGATCTTTTATTATGGACCCAAGACTGGTACAAACAGGAAATGAATCGTAATGGCTATGGCAACAAAACATTTGGTCTTGCCGATGATGGTGCCGGAAATGTAAAAATCCTAACCATTAGAGGAACATTGCCTAAAGCCAGCTATCCTTACTCAGGAGGCAATGGTGCAGTTGCCAGTGAAGTAAATGCTTATTTTGCTGCGCATCCAGCAGATAAAACCAGCGATCACACTTTAATCATTATCCCTCGTTACTCCATTGGCTCAAACGGTACGCCAAGCGGAGGTCCGTTTTATGGGACCGGCAGATGGTGTTATGCTTTGGATTATGAAGAAATGGACATCGCTAATCTTGGCTTAAGCACTACCGTAGGCAATCGATTTAGTGTTTGGTTTGGGGGTATGGTACATGAGCTTGGCCATGGATTAAATCTACCACACAACAGACAAAAAGTTTCTGAAAATTCAACCTTAGGTATGGCACTGATGTGGGCTGGTAACGGAACTTTAGGTAAAAGCCCTACATTTTTAACAGCTGCAGATGCGGCTATTTTAAATGCTAATCAGGTTTTTAATAACAACTCCGCTTCCTATTACGGCTCGGTAACCAGTAGCATTAATAAAATATATGCCAGCTACTCGAGCACGTTAGCCGCTATAGTGGTGTCTGGTAAATTTACTTCAACCGGTAATGTAACCAGTATTTTATACTATAATGATCCCAATGTAAATAATGAAGGTACTGGTGTAAACCACGATTACAATGCCATCACCTGGGAATCTAAAAAGATTGGTACTGATAGTTTCAGAGTAGTAATGCCAATTGCTGATCTGCAGGAAAAAGCCGATGGAATTCTCTACGAACTGAAAGTTAAACTGGTTCACGATAACGGAACCGTAACCGAACAGATTTATTCCTACACCTTTTCTGGTGGTTTACCAGTATTAACCTTCTCAACCAAAAACGAGCTGAGTAAAACCGGATGGAGTGTGGCTTCATTTAGTTCGGAAGAAACCAGTGGCGAAGGTGCCACCAACGGCAGGGCCGCGAGGTTAATTGATGGCAATGCAAGTACCTACTGGCACTCGCGCTGGAGCAGTTCGGCAGCAAGCTATCCACACAATATCGTGATCAATTTAGGCGCTTCGAAAACAGCAACAGGTTTGAGTTTAACACAAAGAAGTGGTTTAAGCAGGGCGGTTAAAAACTTTGAACTGCTAACGAGTACAGATGGCGTAAACTTTACTTCTGTTAACAATTATGTAGCTCAAAATATAAATGGAGCGCAATACTTCGATTTTGGCAGCGCCAAAACATTTCAGTATTTCAAAGTCATTTTAAATTCGGCACAGGATGGCTTACAGTTTGCCAGCTTAGCAGAATTGGGATTGTACTAG
- a CDS encoding pitrilysin family protein: MKRFIFFINLILVFHIANAQTKAISFDVNGLKVILKPTQKETVSMSMFFKGGVMNYNAERAGIENLALASAATCGTKNYSVVDYQELADEYGIDISGSSGTDYGTISMDCISKYLDQGWKLFSDAVVNPAFDKTEFQTTKERMITGIYHSQSDPETRIEQLAMENMFKDSPYSINPLGTSKTVGGFTAEMVSNYYHNELLNKNKMFLVVAGNITKEELEKKIQASFSALKGKDYTPPTYDRKTLTGEHLVIEQRDIATNYMSCIMNAPTMTNADYYAFVLTINALSGSMNYELRTKLGLSYAPGATVKVQQIPYTSMFVSTTQPKKAFKAMVTVYNNIREGKYGERYLEALKKDHRDRYYRHQESASSIVKDLGEAEVLGDYSITENMVANFNKVSLQDMKDSFGKYLKGAIWIYLGDEQVGRAAFQ, from the coding sequence ATGAAAAGATTCATATTTTTTATAAACTTAATCTTAGTTTTTCATATTGCCAACGCGCAAACCAAAGCCATTTCATTTGATGTAAATGGTTTAAAAGTGATTTTAAAACCTACACAGAAGGAAACGGTTAGCATGAGCATGTTTTTTAAAGGTGGTGTAATGAATTATAATGCGGAAAGGGCAGGGATTGAAAATCTGGCTTTGGCATCTGCAGCTACCTGCGGTACTAAAAATTACAGTGTTGTTGATTATCAGGAGTTAGCTGATGAGTACGGAATTGATATTTCAGGCTCATCAGGAACTGACTATGGCACCATTAGCATGGATTGTATTTCTAAATATCTTGATCAGGGCTGGAAACTTTTTTCAGATGCAGTAGTTAATCCTGCCTTTGATAAAACGGAGTTTCAAACCACTAAAGAGCGTATGATTACCGGTATTTATCATAGTCAATCTGATCCTGAAACAAGGATTGAGCAGTTGGCCATGGAGAACATGTTTAAAGATTCGCCTTACAGCATTAATCCTTTGGGCACAAGCAAAACTGTAGGTGGCTTTACCGCTGAAATGGTGAGCAATTATTACCATAACGAATTGCTGAACAAGAATAAAATGTTTTTGGTAGTGGCTGGAAATATTACAAAAGAAGAACTGGAAAAGAAGATTCAAGCTTCTTTTAGTGCACTTAAAGGAAAAGACTATACACCACCAACTTACGATCGTAAGACTTTAACAGGAGAGCATTTGGTAATAGAACAAAGAGATATTGCAACCAATTACATGAGTTGCATTATGAATGCGCCTACCATGACGAATGCCGATTATTATGCTTTTGTGCTAACCATTAATGCATTAAGCGGGAGTATGAATTATGAACTGAGAACTAAACTTGGTTTGTCGTATGCACCAGGAGCAACGGTTAAAGTGCAACAGATTCCTTATACTTCTATGTTTGTAAGTACCACTCAACCTAAAAAAGCCTTTAAAGCAATGGTTACGGTTTACAACAATATTAGAGAAGGGAAGTATGGTGAACGTTATCTTGAGGCATTAAAAAAAGATCATCGTGACAGGTACTACAGGCATCAGGAGAGCGCAAGCTCGATTGTGAAGGATTTAGGTGAGGCTGAAGTTCTTGGCGATTATAGTATAACTGAGAATATGGTGGCAAACTTTAATAAAGTAAGCTTGCAAGACATGAAAGATTCTTTTGGGAAATATTTAAAAGGTGCCATTTGGATATACTTAGGCGATGAACAAGTAGGAAGAGCAGCATTTCAGTAA
- the infC gene encoding translation initiation factor IF-3 — MALGRPGFNRGPRPPFKKKEAEHNINQYIKSPEVRLAGDNVEPGIYPLAKALALADELELDLVEISPNAVPPVCRIIDYSKFVYEQKKKQKEIKSNAKQTVIKEIRFGPNTNDHDFQFKLKHAVSFLENGEKVRAYVHFKGRAIVYKEQGEILLLKFAQALEDVGKVELLPKLEGKRMFLTVAPKVAKK; from the coding sequence TTGGCATTAGGAAGACCAGGATTTAACAGGGGACCACGTCCACCTTTTAAGAAAAAAGAAGCAGAGCATAACATTAATCAGTATATAAAATCGCCCGAAGTGCGTTTGGCTGGCGATAATGTTGAACCGGGGATTTATCCTTTGGCAAAAGCTTTGGCGCTTGCTGATGAACTGGAATTGGATTTGGTAGAAATATCTCCAAATGCCGTACCACCAGTTTGTAGAATTATCGATTACAGTAAATTTGTTTACGAACAAAAGAAAAAGCAGAAAGAAATTAAATCTAATGCGAAACAAACTGTAATCAAGGAGATCCGTTTTGGTCCTAATACCAACGATCACGATTTCCAGTTTAAATTGAAGCATGCAGTAAGCTTTTTAGAGAACGGTGAGAAAGTTAGGGCTTATGTGCATTTTAAAGGTAGAGCAATTGTTTACAAAGAGCAGGGAGAAATTTTATTGTTAAAATTTGCCCAGGCTTTGGAAGATGTAGGAAAAGTAGAGTTGTTACCTAAGTTAGAGGGTAAACGGATGTTCCTGACAGTTGCGCCTAAAGTAGCAAAAAAATAA
- the rplT gene encoding 50S ribosomal protein L20, with protein sequence MPRSVNAVASRRRRKKILNLAKGYWGARSKVYTVAKNTVEKGLQYAYRDRKVKKREFRGLWIQRINAGARQHGISYSQLIGKLASKEIGLNRKVLADLAMNHPEAFKAVIDAVK encoded by the coding sequence ATGCCACGTTCGGTAAACGCAGTAGCTTCGAGAAGAAGAAGAAAAAAAATCCTTAATCTAGCCAAAGGCTATTGGGGAGCAAGAAGTAAGGTTTATACTGTTGCTAAAAACACAGTAGAAAAAGGTTTGCAATATGCATACCGTGACCGTAAAGTTAAGAAAAGAGAATTCCGCGGATTATGGATCCAACGTATTAATGCAGGTGCTCGTCAGCACGGTATTTCTTACTCTCAATTAATTGGTAAACTAGCTTCTAAAGAAATCGGTTTAAACCGTAAAGTATTGGCTGATTTAGCAATGAATCACCCAGAAGCTTTCAAAGCTGTAATTGATGCAGTAAAATAG
- the rpmI gene encoding 50S ribosomal protein L35 — protein sequence MPKMKTNSSAKKRFSLTGTGKIKRNNAYKSHILTKMSTKRKRALGNASIVSDADSGNVKRMLCIGK from the coding sequence ATGCCAAAAATGAAAACCAATTCCAGTGCTAAAAAGCGTTTTTCGCTTACTGGAACAGGTAAAATCAAAAGAAACAACGCATACAAAAGTCACATCTTAACCAAGATGAGTACTAAACGTAAACGTGCGCTTGGAAATGCTAGTATCGTAAGTGATGCAGATTCAGGTAACGTTAAACGTATGCTTTGCATCGGAAAGTAA
- the thrS gene encoding threonine--tRNA ligase: MINITLPDGSVRQYEKGTSAHQIALSISEGLARNVLAAEVNGEVWDSTRPIESDSSVKLLTWNDTAGKSTFWHSSAHLMAEALEALYPGTKFGIGPAIETGFYYDVDFGDREFSSDDFKAIETKMIELAKQKETFVRESVSKADAVKYFTEKGDEYKLDLIDGLEDGKITFYTQGSFTDLCRGPHIPNTGFVKAVKLMNVAGAYWRGDETKKQLTRIYGVTFPKASELTEYLLMIEEAKKRDHRKLGKELELFAFSEKVGMGLPLWLPKGTALRERLVNFLTKAQAKAGYEQVVTPHIGHKNLYVTSGHWEKYGKDSFQPIKTPQEGEEFFLKPMNCPHHCEIYKTKPRSYKDLPVRFAEFGTVYRYEQSGELHGLTRVRGFTQDDAHLFCMPEQVKEEFKKVIDLVLYVFKSLGFDSYTAQISLRDPDNKSKYIGSDENWRLSENAIIEAAAEKGLNTVVEYGEAAFYGPKLDFMVKDALGRKWQLGTIQVDYNLPERFELEYTGSDNQKHRPVMIHRAPFGSLERFIAVLIEHCAGNFPLWLSPEQFIVLPISEKYEEYAKKVLDELNNSDIRGLIDFRDEKIGRKIRDSEVKKIPYMLIIGDKEMAEGKVSVRKHGEGDLGEMTLEEFNNLLRKEITV; this comes from the coding sequence ATGATTAACATTACTTTACCTGACGGTTCTGTCCGTCAGTATGAAAAGGGCACTTCTGCCCATCAAATTGCATTGTCAATTTCTGAAGGTTTAGCCCGTAACGTATTAGCCGCAGAGGTTAATGGCGAAGTTTGGGATTCAACAAGACCAATCGAATCTGATTCATCAGTGAAATTATTGACCTGGAATGATACTGCCGGAAAATCGACTTTTTGGCACTCATCTGCTCACTTAATGGCTGAGGCTTTGGAAGCGCTTTATCCGGGTACCAAATTTGGTATCGGTCCGGCTATCGAAACTGGTTTTTATTATGATGTAGACTTTGGCGACCGCGAATTTTCGTCGGATGATTTTAAAGCCATCGAAACCAAAATGATCGAACTGGCTAAACAAAAGGAAACTTTTGTGCGCGAAAGTGTAAGCAAAGCTGATGCAGTAAAATATTTTACTGAAAAAGGCGATGAGTACAAACTGGATTTAATTGATGGCCTGGAAGATGGTAAAATTACTTTCTATACTCAGGGCTCATTTACTGATTTATGTCGCGGGCCACATATACCGAATACTGGTTTTGTAAAAGCAGTAAAACTGATGAATGTGGCTGGCGCTTACTGGCGAGGTGATGAAACCAAAAAACAGTTAACCCGTATTTATGGTGTAACTTTCCCTAAGGCGAGCGAGCTTACTGAGTATCTTTTAATGATCGAGGAAGCAAAAAAACGCGATCACCGTAAATTAGGAAAAGAGTTAGAGTTATTTGCTTTCTCAGAAAAAGTAGGCATGGGCTTGCCTTTATGGTTGCCTAAAGGAACTGCTTTGCGCGAGCGTTTGGTAAACTTTTTAACTAAAGCACAGGCTAAAGCAGGTTACGAGCAAGTAGTAACCCCACATATCGGCCATAAAAATTTATATGTAACCTCAGGTCACTGGGAGAAATATGGTAAAGATTCGTTCCAGCCGATTAAAACTCCGCAAGAAGGAGAGGAGTTTTTCTTAAAACCGATGAACTGCCCACACCACTGTGAGATTTACAAAACAAAACCTCGTTCTTACAAAGATCTTCCGGTTCGTTTTGCAGAGTTTGGTACTGTTTACCGTTACGAGCAAAGTGGCGAATTACACGGTTTAACCCGCGTACGTGGCTTTACTCAAGATGATGCACACTTATTCTGCATGCCAGAACAGGTGAAAGAAGAGTTTAAAAAAGTAATCGATTTAGTGCTTTATGTATTTAAATCCTTAGGTTTTGATAGTTATACTGCTCAAATTTCATTAAGAGATCCGGATAATAAATCGAAATACATTGGTTCTGATGAGAACTGGAGATTATCCGAGAATGCAATTATCGAGGCAGCTGCAGAAAAAGGCTTAAATACTGTTGTAGAATATGGCGAAGCCGCTTTCTATGGCCCTAAGCTCGATTTTATGGTGAAAGATGCTTTAGGTAGAAAATGGCAGTTAGGTACTATTCAGGTTGATTATAATCTACCGGAGCGTTTCGAACTGGAGTATACCGGTAGCGATAACCAAAAGCATAGACCGGTAATGATTCACCGTGCGCCATTTGGTTCATTAGAAAGATTTATTGCCGTTTTAATCGAACATTGTGCCGGAAACTTCCCGTTATGGTTAAGTCCGGAGCAATTTATTGTTCTTCCTATTTCAGAAAAATATGAAGAATATGCAAAAAAAGTTTTAGATGAACTAAATAATTCCGATATTCGCGGGCTGATTGACTTTCGTGATGAGAAAATCGGTCGCAAAATACGCGATTCGGAAGTTAAAAAGATCCCATACATGCTCATTATCGGTGATAAAGAAATGGCAGAAGGAAAAGTTTCTGTTCGTAAACATGGTGAGGGAGATTTAGGCGAAATGACGTTGGAAGAGTTCAACAATTTATTAAGAAAAGAAATAACAGTTTAA
- a CDS encoding acyltransferase, whose translation MITTQNESNLLATKQHFEILDGLRGLAAIVVVIYHFMEIAITDYNKNFLSHGFLAVDFFFCLSGFVIAYAYDTRAENIGLTQFFKLRLIRLHPLVIIGSILGLLTFLFDPYSDFYAVYGFGKTLLLFLASAFLIPYPVMPERYTNLFCLNAPAWSLFWEYIANIFYILVLYRLNKKILPLLVLLGAIGICYVALKVPNGNLSGGWGGQNFWDGGVRVLYSFSAGMLVYRFNWIIKNKLGFLGVSLLLLMAFLFPYADAYNWITEPIIVLFYFPLLVALGAGVVISEPLKKLCKLSGEISYPLYMTHYPFVWVFLTYVAVVKPAMSTLWIVIPVSVTLLVLLAYLIMKFVDIPLRKYLKNKFL comes from the coding sequence GTGATTACAACACAGAACGAGAGTAATTTATTAGCAACTAAACAGCATTTCGAAATTTTAGATGGATTAAGAGGCCTAGCCGCAATAGTGGTAGTAATATACCATTTCATGGAAATTGCAATAACCGATTATAATAAAAATTTTCTCTCCCATGGGTTTCTGGCGGTCGATTTCTTTTTCTGTTTATCGGGGTTTGTAATTGCCTACGCTTACGATACTCGTGCAGAAAATATCGGACTGACACAGTTTTTTAAACTAAGATTGATCCGTTTGCATCCCCTGGTCATTATCGGTTCAATTTTAGGGCTGTTAACCTTTCTGTTCGATCCTTACAGCGATTTTTATGCTGTTTATGGCTTCGGAAAAACACTGTTGCTGTTTTTAGCATCTGCATTTTTAATTCCATATCCGGTTATGCCAGAGCGTTATACGAATCTATTCTGCTTAAATGCACCTGCATGGTCTTTATTTTGGGAATACATTGCTAATATTTTCTATATCCTGGTGCTTTACAGATTGAATAAAAAAATATTACCGCTATTGGTTTTGCTTGGCGCCATAGGAATTTGTTATGTGGCTTTGAAAGTTCCCAATGGTAATTTAAGCGGCGGCTGGGGCGGACAAAACTTTTGGGATGGGGGTGTGAGGGTGCTTTATTCTTTCTCGGCCGGGATGTTGGTTTATCGTTTCAACTGGATTATTAAAAATAAACTTGGTTTCCTTGGTGTGAGTTTACTTTTGCTTATGGCCTTCCTTTTTCCTTATGCAGATGCTTATAACTGGATTACCGAACCAATAATTGTATTGTTTTATTTTCCTCTTTTAGTGGCTTTAGGTGCCGGAGTGGTAATCAGCGAACCTTTAAAGAAGCTGTGTAAGCTATCTGGAGAAATTTCCTATCCGCTTTATATGACACATTATCCTTTTGTTTGGGTATTTTTAACTTATGTCGCTGTGGTTAAACCTGCAATGTCTACCTTATGGATTGTTATCCCGGTTTCGGTAACCTTACTGGTGTTATTGGCTTATCTAATTATGAAATTTGTAGATATTCCATTGCGTAAATACTTGAAGAATAAATTCTTATAG
- a CDS encoding 3'-5' exonuclease has protein sequence MQEYFLVVDTETSGLPKNWTAPYSKEKNWPHIVQIAWIIYDQSYQEIKRENHYIKNTDFTIDKAALKIHKITPEYLHTHGENKEKVMLQFSEDIEKYQPLVIGHFIELDYHMVNVELYRIGKENIFKNLAFFCTMKASAPYITNTVISHLKLDKFYTILFNEVPENTHNALSDTLNTAKIFFHLLKTGKISLTSAYHQEHTFNLEKKKTKEFSFKRILQELFNGR, from the coding sequence TTGCAAGAATACTTCCTCGTTGTTGATACCGAAACTTCAGGTCTACCTAAAAATTGGACGGCGCCTTATTCTAAAGAAAAGAACTGGCCTCATATTGTCCAAATTGCCTGGATTATTTATGATCAGTCTTATCAGGAAATTAAGCGGGAGAACCACTACATTAAAAATACCGATTTCACCATTGATAAGGCTGCTTTAAAAATCCACAAAATCACCCCTGAATATTTGCATACGCATGGCGAAAACAAAGAAAAAGTAATGTTGCAGTTTTCTGAAGATATAGAAAAATACCAGCCTTTAGTTATCGGGCATTTTATTGAGCTCGATTATCATATGGTGAATGTTGAATTATACCGCATCGGCAAGGAAAACATATTTAAAAACTTGGCATTTTTCTGTACGATGAAGGCAAGTGCACCCTATATCACCAACACGGTAATTAGTCATTTGAAGCTGGATAAATTTTATACCATTTTATTTAATGAAGTACCCGAAAATACACACAATGCTTTATCTGATACACTAAACACGGCAAAGATTTTCTTTCATCTTTTAAAAACAGGCAAAATTAGCTTAACTTCAGCCTACCATCAGGAGCATACTTTTAACCTGGAAAAGAAAAAGACAAAAGAATTTTCGTTTAAAAGAATTTTACAGGAACTTTTTAATGGAAGATAA
- a CDS encoding DUF294 nucleotidyltransferase-like domain-containing protein has protein sequence MEDKLADQIYTARIGDITFKKIVSCSPGTPIFEAAIKMSEQKTSCLFIKNDQDVYLGFVTDITLRDNVIAKQLNSNLPIDEVMDTHIVTITPDAYVYEAILMMFSKKSRYLLVNDNGNYVGFLSRNRLLSEQAESPLVFIQSVKSAVNTSDLKLKWQKVPGIVSQLLARGVHSKIVNEVVTTIADTISFKIIEDVIAKLGPPPAKFVFMVLGSEGRKELSLKTDQDNAIIYEDTGEDKRAAVRSYFLDLATQVSDKLNFVGFVYCDGDYMATNPNWTHSLSHWKYNYKNWIEEALPEAAVKFAAFFDCRAIYGDLTIMESLRSFVDEELQKPIEKFYVYLAKNTLLYEPPLTYFRNIRTQKIHKKEVFDIKTAMTPIVDLARVYALQNRIFQKENTGERLKALRELGVFSEAQFNELSQSYYYLMGLRLKHQANLIINDQAAPNNFIEIDALTKIEKVTLIEIFKIIQNFQSGIRMKFTNSLG, from the coding sequence ATGGAAGATAAATTAGCCGATCAAATATATACTGCCCGTATTGGAGACATTACCTTCAAGAAAATAGTGAGTTGCAGCCCCGGCACCCCTATTTTTGAAGCTGCAATTAAAATGTCAGAACAGAAAACCAGTTGCCTCTTTATTAAAAATGATCAGGATGTTTATCTGGGTTTCGTAACCGATATTACTTTAAGGGATAATGTAATTGCCAAACAACTGAATTCAAATTTGCCGATTGACGAAGTTATGGATACCCATATTGTGACCATAACTCCCGATGCTTATGTGTATGAGGCGATATTGATGATGTTCAGCAAAAAATCGCGCTATTTATTGGTAAACGACAATGGTAATTATGTTGGTTTTCTAAGCAGGAACCGTCTTTTAAGCGAGCAGGCAGAATCTCCATTAGTTTTTATCCAATCTGTAAAATCGGCTGTAAATACCAGCGATTTAAAACTAAAGTGGCAGAAAGTACCAGGCATCGTGTCTCAGCTACTGGCTAGAGGTGTGCATTCAAAAATTGTAAACGAGGTCGTTACGACTATTGCCGATACCATTTCTTTTAAAATTATTGAAGATGTAATTGCAAAATTAGGTCCGCCACCTGCAAAATTTGTATTTATGGTTTTGGGTAGCGAAGGGAGAAAAGAGCTTAGCCTAAAAACCGATCAGGACAATGCCATTATTTACGAAGATACCGGAGAAGATAAAAGAGCAGCTGTACGTTCATATTTTCTCGACCTGGCTACCCAGGTTTCTGATAAACTAAATTTTGTTGGCTTTGTATACTGTGATGGCGATTATATGGCCACCAACCCAAACTGGACGCATTCCCTATCGCACTGGAAATACAATTATAAAAACTGGATAGAAGAGGCCTTACCCGAAGCCGCCGTAAAATTTGCTGCATTTTTCGATTGCAGGGCTATTTATGGCGATTTAACTATAATGGAAAGTCTTAGGTCTTTTGTTGATGAAGAGCTACAAAAACCGATCGAAAAATTCTATGTATACCTGGCCAAAAATACCTTACTCTATGAGCCACCACTCACTTATTTCAGGAATATCAGAACGCAGAAAATCCATAAAAAAGAAGTATTCGACATTAAAACAGCCATGACCCCTATTGTAGACCTGGCAAGGGTTTATGCTTTACAGAACAGGATTTTTCAAAAAGAGAATACAGGAGAACGTTTAAAAGCACTCAGGGAGCTAGGGGTTTTTAGTGAAGCGCAATTTAACGAACTCTCGCAATCTTATTATTACCTGATGGGTTTACGGTTAAAACACCAGGCCAATTTGATTATCAACGATCAGGCTGCGCCAAACAACTTTATCGAAATTGATGCCTTAACCAAAATCGAAAAGGTAACACTAATCGAAATCTTTAAGATTATCCAGAATTTTCAAAGCGGCATCCGTATGAAGTTTACCAATAGCTTAGGTTAA
- a CDS encoding pitrilysin family protein: protein MHFKKLDNGLEVLVVVDRTVPLVTIEMACRNGSFTETDEFNGLSHLYEHLFFKANKDYPDFERLNSRMNDLDINSNATTREEVVNYFFTLPAANLKPGLNLMNSSIRYPKFIKEDMALENEVVNAEFTRHESSPVFALIEANSRHMWGANYSRKNVIGSHEVILSATPSKMDSIKNKYYWPNNAVLVIAGDVKVDEAFSYVNSVFGSWKRSPVDPFVKWPIPEFKPLQKNDYYFVESNKSPVPFMLFSWHGPDTRNDIPATYAADVFSFIVNQNGSKMKQALINSGLAQQADVNYYTQKYTGPISLMVSPNPAKIKECYQEVLKQISLWANDDYLSDLQIERAKRLLSIEQVERREVTSDYAHLLSFWWASASIDYYTHYEENVNKVTRKDLLDYVRKYIKDKPYCAGLMMDKAGMNEVKPETFFKSAN from the coding sequence ATGCACTTCAAAAAACTTGATAACGGTTTGGAAGTGCTGGTCGTTGTAGATCGGACGGTACCGCTGGTTACCATCGAAATGGCCTGTAGAAATGGTTCTTTTACCGAAACCGATGAATTTAACGGCTTAAGTCACCTTTACGAACATTTATTTTTTAAGGCTAATAAAGATTATCCCGATTTCGAGCGTTTAAATTCGAGAATGAACGATCTTGATATTAATTCGAATGCCACTACGCGAGAAGAAGTGGTGAATTATTTTTTTACACTTCCTGCTGCTAATTTAAAGCCAGGTTTAAATTTAATGAACTCCTCTATCCGTTATCCAAAATTCATAAAAGAAGATATGGCTTTGGAAAATGAAGTGGTAAATGCCGAGTTTACGAGACACGAATCGAGTCCGGTATTTGCTTTGATAGAGGCCAATTCGCGACATATGTGGGGTGCAAATTATTCCCGTAAAAATGTAATCGGTAGCCATGAGGTAATTTTATCAGCTACTCCATCAAAAATGGATTCTATTAAAAATAAATACTATTGGCCAAATAACGCTGTTCTGGTAATTGCCGGCGATGTTAAAGTTGATGAGGCCTTTAGCTATGTAAATTCTGTTTTTGGAAGCTGGAAACGATCACCTGTTGATCCTTTTGTTAAATGGCCAATTCCAGAGTTTAAACCACTTCAAAAAAATGATTATTATTTTGTAGAATCGAATAAGAGCCCTGTTCCATTTATGCTTTTTAGCTGGCATGGTCCCGATACCAGAAACGATATTCCGGCCACTTATGCTGCCGATGTTTTTTCTTTTATTGTTAATCAAAACGGCTCTAAAATGAAACAGGCACTCATTAATTCCGGATTGGCCCAACAGGCAGATGTAAATTATTATACGCAAAAATATACCGGGCCAATTAGTTTGATGGTGAGTCCTAATCCAGCAAAAATAAAAGAATGTTATCAGGAAGTACTGAAGCAAATTTCGCTTTGGGCCAATGACGATTATTTATCTGATTTACAGATTGAAAGAGCCAAAAGGTTATTGTCTATTGAACAGGTTGAAAGGAGAGAGGTTACTTCCGATTATGCACATTTACTTTCATTTTGGTGGGCTTCAGCATCCATTGATTATTATACTCATTACGAAGAAAATGTAAATAAAGTAACAAGGAAAGATTTGCTCGATTATGTACGCAAGTATATTAAAGACAAACCTTATTGTGCTGGCCTGATGATGGATAAAGCAGGTATGAATGAAGTGAAGCCAGAAACATTTTTTAAATCAGCTAACTAA